The following coding sequences lie in one Coxiella endosymbiont of Amblyomma americanum genomic window:
- a CDS encoding 1,9-bis(guanidino)-5-aza-nonane synthase, whose translation MMQNNTLSISFVKKKFLQQPIEHIDITCFDARPIIDAMYRMSFTSRELARATKIFNRMLQDEKCIIILTIAGSTSAGGCTKLYADLIRYNMVDVVVATGASVVDMDFFEALGFRHYQGTPTVDDQKLRDLYIDRIYDTYIDEEELQRCDNIIFSIANSLKPRPYSSREFIQAMGAFLQKGNGKKEDSLVHLAYTHDVPIFCPAFTDSSAGFGLVLHQVRNPTRHLTIDSVCDFRELTEVKIRKGTTGLLMIGGGVPKNFVQDIVVCAEIIGKPVDAHKYAIQITVADTRDGACSSSTLKEAFSWGKIDTAYEQMVYAEATSVLPLLASDAYHRGFWKDRSRRYCARLFMKELK comes from the coding sequence TTGATGCAAAATAACACCTTGTCAATATCTTTTGTAAAAAAGAAATTTTTGCAGCAACCAATTGAACATATTGATATTACTTGTTTTGATGCACGACCGATTATCGATGCTATGTACCGTATGTCTTTTACCTCTCGTGAACTTGCGAGAGCAACGAAAATTTTTAATCGTATGCTTCAGGATGAAAAGTGCATTATTATTTTAACTATTGCTGGGTCAACTTCAGCAGGTGGTTGTACGAAATTATATGCTGATTTGATCAGATATAATATGGTAGATGTTGTTGTGGCAACTGGTGCTAGCGTCGTAGATATGGATTTTTTTGAAGCCTTAGGTTTTCGTCATTATCAAGGTACTCCAACAGTAGATGATCAGAAACTGCGCGATTTATATATTGATCGAATTTACGATACTTATATAGACGAAGAAGAGTTGCAACGATGTGATAATATAATTTTCAGTATTGCCAACAGTCTTAAACCGCGCCCTTATAGTTCGCGTGAATTTATTCAAGCCATGGGAGCTTTTTTACAAAAAGGGAATGGAAAAAAAGAAGATTCATTGGTTCATCTTGCGTATACACATGACGTACCTATATTTTGTCCTGCTTTTACTGATTCTTCAGCGGGTTTTGGATTAGTGCTTCATCAAGTAAGAAACCCTACTAGACATTTAACTATCGATTCTGTTTGCGATTTTCGTGAGTTAACAGAAGTGAAAATCCGAAAGGGTACAACGGGGTTATTAATGATAGGTGGTGGTGTTCCAAAAAATTTTGTTCAAGACATAGTGGTGTGTGCAGAAATTATAGGAAAACCAGTAGATGCGCATAAATATGCAATTCAAATAACTGTAGCAGATACGCGTGATGGAGCATGTTCTAGTTCGACACTAAAAGAAGCGTTTTCGTGGGGTAAAATAGATACTGCTTATGAACAGATGGTCTACGCAGAAGCCACGTCTGTGCTACCATTGCTAGCCAGTGATGCATACCATCGAGGTTTTTGGAAAGATCGGTCACGTCGATATTGTGCTCGATTATTTATGAAAGAATTAAAATAG
- a CDS encoding type III PLP-dependent enzyme encodes MTLQTIASIAEERPVQPVFAFRPIALVRAVDCFLTKFKGQVLYAVKTNPEQHVVQLVHAHGVTAFDVASYEEMHTIREHAPSAELYFMHPVKSPHAVSEAYFNYSVRHFSLDCLDELNKILCYTKNAKDLCLHLRLAIPNTFSEFNLSEKFGISLHEAPNLLKIIRKVAYKLGITFHVGSQCMHPNAYRIAIRMADKVINESGVEIEYFNVGGGFPSIYPGMIPPALRIYFEAIHTEFSKIACERPYVELLCEPGRALVAESTSVVVNVELRKGNVLYINDGTYGSLFDAGVPHFIFPVHLLRSNRPTDGDLLPFSFYGPTCDSLDYMKGPFYLPNDIKEGDYIEIGQMGAYGRTLSTTFNGFKQKEGVIMVSDDPLMTMYSDDYITHEPLEIIAA; translated from the coding sequence ATGACACTTCAAACCATTGCTTCTATAGCTGAGGAAAGGCCAGTGCAACCTGTTTTTGCTTTTAGGCCTATTGCTCTAGTGAGAGCGGTTGATTGTTTTCTCACAAAATTTAAGGGACAAGTCTTATATGCAGTAAAGACAAATCCAGAGCAACATGTGGTTCAACTGGTACATGCTCACGGTGTCACCGCTTTTGATGTTGCTTCTTATGAGGAAATGCATACTATTAGGGAACATGCACCATCGGCAGAGCTTTATTTCATGCATCCAGTAAAATCGCCTCACGCAGTTTCTGAAGCTTATTTTAATTATAGCGTCCGCCATTTCTCTCTCGATTGCCTGGATGAGTTAAACAAGATTTTATGTTATACAAAAAATGCCAAGGATCTTTGTTTACATTTACGACTTGCTATTCCAAATACATTTTCTGAGTTCAATTTATCAGAAAAATTTGGTATTAGTCTACACGAAGCTCCTAACTTATTGAAAATAATAAGAAAAGTGGCTTATAAACTTGGTATTACTTTCCATGTAGGATCACAATGTATGCATCCAAATGCTTATCGTATTGCCATTCGTATGGCTGATAAAGTAATCAACGAATCAGGTGTGGAAATTGAATATTTTAATGTAGGTGGAGGTTTTCCCTCTATTTATCCTGGTATGATTCCTCCGGCTTTACGTATTTATTTTGAAGCAATTCATACTGAATTCTCGAAAATAGCTTGTGAAAGACCATATGTGGAATTACTTTGCGAACCTGGTCGCGCGCTAGTAGCAGAAAGTACATCCGTTGTAGTAAATGTCGAATTGCGAAAAGGTAACGTGCTCTATATCAATGATGGCACTTATGGGAGTCTCTTTGATGCCGGTGTTCCTCATTTTATTTTTCCAGTACACTTATTGCGTTCAAATCGTCCGACGGACGGAGATCTTTTACCATTTAGTTTTTATGGTCCTACTTGTGATTCTCTAGATTATATGAAAGGTCCTTTTTATCTTCCAAACGATATTAAAGAAGGTGATTATATTGAAATCGGACAGATGGGTGCCTATGGTCGAACGCTATCTACTACTTTTAATGGTTTCAAGCAAAAAGAAGGAGTTATCATGGTATCGGATGATCCTCTCATGACGATGTATTCTGATGATTATATTACACACGAACCTTTGGAAATTATTGCTGCTTAA